TGGTCCTTGTTCGCCACCATCAGGCCAATGGGGGAACCCAGGGTTTTGCCAAACTCAACACCGGAAAGGATCTTGACCTGGTCGGCTTCGTCGCGATCCGTGCCCAGCTTGTTCTGACCGGGGCGACGGCGATCAAGCTGAACCTGAATATCCGCTTCTGTCAACTCCATACGGGGAGGAACACCGTCAACAATTGCGCCGACGGCAGGGCAATGGGATTCACCAAAGGTCGACACTTTAAACAGGGTGCCAAAACTGCTGGACATGAGTACTCTCCTCACTTGGCTTTAATCACTGAAAAAACAGGACTATTGAATGGCGGGCATCATAACAGAAAGGCATAACTGTTGCGAACCCTCTATCGTATTGTGTGATAAAAAACAGTCCGTTATACGCTTATGCAAGATGAGGCCAAGCAGTCTCTGTTCAAAACTGGACAATGTTCGCTAAACGGGGAATAATCTTTGACGCCAGTGCATCAGTCCACTGGCAGAAAATTGTTTCTATGGAGGGGAAATGCCCAGTCCGGACACTCTTTTATCTTTTTTCATCGCCGCAACGCTCCTCGGTCTGGCACCGGGACCAGACAACCTGTTCGTTCTGACCCAATCCATGCGCCACGGAGCAAGAGCCGGCTGGCTGGTTACCGCCGGGTTATGCACGGGGCTTCTCGGTCACACGGCAGCCGTCGCGTTTGGCGTGGCGGTTCTCTTTGAACAGTCGGCGCTGGCGTTTAATCTGTTGAAAATCGCCGGTGTGGTTTATTTGCTCTACCTGGCTTGGCTGACAGTGCGAAACAACTACAGTGACGCGCAGACATCGTCCACGCCCCGCCTAAGCTCCGCAAAACTTTATCGTCGCGGGGTGATCATGAATTTAACCAACCCCAAGGTGTCGCTGTTTTTTCTGGCCTTCTTACCGCAATTTGCCCAACCTCAGATCGGACCGCTCCGTCAGCAGATGTTCATCTTCGGTGGACTGTTTATTATGACGACAATTATCATCTTCGGCATCATTGCCAGTTTGTCCGGCAGTATCGGCCGCTACCTGCAACGTCACAGCGCAACCCAACGGATCATGGACCGCCTCACCGCCATCGTTTTTGTCGCACTGGCGGCAAAACTGTTATCCACCAGCCGTTAGCAATAGACGGACGAATAAATACGTTCAGATACCTGATTCAAAACGCATAACAAACTCGACTGTTCGGAGCTTGGCCTTGAAAAGGCCGAGAGAGGAACGCGTTCAACATCCCCAATTCGGTTTAAAGATTGTGCCGTACTTCGAGAAAATCTTTGACGAAAACAAGAAAGAAGCCTAAAGGGAACAGAGCAACCAGAGGCAAAGCCAGCCAGTGATGCTGCTGAATGGTCAGGACAACCGGAAAGATGGAATAAATTCCCAAACTGCCATTAACCCACAGCACGCGATGCGATTTATGGCTATACACCGGCAGAAGTCGTTTGACAGGCCCCTGTTCCGAGGCACCATATTTGGCGGTGCGGTTAAACACGCCACCATTCTGAAACAAGCCGCACAATGCTGCCCAAGCCAGACTCGGTGCCATGCCCAGAGTCAACAGTGGTAAAATGGGAACCCACAGGGCTGCTTTCCAGCCAATCTCCCGATAGGCATAAAGAAAGAAATAGCTGAGGATTGCCAGACTGGCGAGGAGAAATAACGGAACATCGATGGTCAGAATCTGCCAGAGATGGAATGTCGAGCGGGATAACAGAGCGGGATAAAGGGTCAAACTGGCTAACGCCGCACATAACCAACCCAGATTGGCCAACAAATGCGCCATGGCTTCAATTTTAACGCCGTTTGGTTGCCCAGAACGCAAGACCAGCGGAAGAATCTTGCGGGCTGTCTGCATGGAACCTTTGGCCCAGCGTTGTTGCTGACCTCTAAAGTCTCCCAGAGTGACCGGCAATTCCGAAGGAACAACGATATCGTCAACGTAGCGGAATTTCCATCCCTTCATCTGACAACGGTAGCTCAGATCAAGATCTTCAGTCACCGTGTCCGCCTGCCAGCCACCACCGTCAGCAATCGTTTGGCGGCGCCAGACCCCTGCCGTGCCGTTAAAGTTGAAAAACAACCCCTGCTGACAACGTACACGGTGTTCGACCCCAAAATGAGGACCAAGTAAAATGGCCTGGAGCTGCGTCAACCAGCTTTGATTACGGTTCAAAAAGCCCCAACGCGCCTGAACCATCCCCACTTCAGGCTGATCAAAATGGCCCATGATCCGCCGCAGAAAATCCTGCTCTGGAATAAAATCCGCATCAAACAGTGCCAGGAATTCTCCACGGGCTTCCGGTGTAGCAACGGCCAGTGCTCCAGCCTTATACCCCTGACGATTATCGCGACGCAACACGACAATATCAATTCCCTGCGTCTGCCAATATGCAACGCCTTCATCGACAACACCACAGGTTTCGTCGTTGGAATCATCCAGAACCTGAATCTGCAAACACTCTTTCGGCCAGTCAAGCTGCGCCGTGGCATCAATAAGACGACGAGCGACAAAACGCTCATTATACAAAGGCAACTGAACAGTTACCACCGGGCATGTTGCATCATCCTGCCAAAATAAAGTGGTATTGTGATGGCGCGACAACGCCAACCAGTGGCGCAGCATCCATAAACGGTGCAAGCCATAACAGGCGAGCCCTGCCATGGCGACAAAGTGCAAAGTCGTTAAAATATCAGTCAAAATTTTCATAACGCGTGTTTTTATCACAGTTTTTGATAGATGGATAATCGATTTTTCTTATATTTTTCAAAATAGACATTATCTATATCTATTGGACTTCCCAATATAAATCATCGTAAAAGCTGTAGCCATCACGTTTTTTATCTCTGGACCTGCCACGATTGATCTGTCCGGAGACCATGGATTTTCATTTTTTTGAGGAGGAAGACACGATGAACTACGCACGCCTGACCGCAATTGCAATGATTGCAGCAGCCATTTTGCTGTGTGGCACCACATCCCTGTGGGCCGGCGCATGGACCATGCCTCAAGGTAAACTTTACACCCGCCTGGCGTACAGTGAATATGAGGCCAACCGTTATTTTTATCAGGATGGCAGCACTGAAGCCTATGCTCCCAACGATCTCTATAAAAATAAACGTCGCGACTTTGATTATGATGAACAAACCTGGTCTGTTTATGCCGAATACGGCCTGTTGGACAACCTGACCCTGATTGGTTCTTTTGACTATAAAGAAACGGAATGGACCTACCAAAGTAATGGCCGTAAACTGGTTGACGGCGAACTCGTTGCATTTGACAGCGGTGTCGACAAAACCGCCAAAGCATCAGGACTGGCCGACATCAATTTCGGCTTGCGTTACCGCCTGCTTCAAACCAGTAATGGCGTCCTCTCGGTACAGGCCATGTACAAAACCGGAGAAGCCTATGATGAGAAAGACCAGAACCTGGCAACGGACATCCAGTTGGGCGATGGACAGGACGACTTCGAACTGCGTCTGCAATACGGACAATCCCTGTATCCGGTCGTTCCCGGCTATTTCAACGTCGAGGCCGGTTACAACTGGCGAACCCAACAATATGGCGATGAGTTCCGTTACCTCATCGAAGCGGGCGTCGATATCACCAAAGCCTTTTATGCCCGAACAAAACTTGACGGCACAGCCAACATCGGTAATGGTGATGACGGTCCCTCAGGTGCCTTTACAGAAGTAGATTCCAATCCTTACGAAGTGGATCTGGGCAAACTGGAAGTCACCTTGGGTTATAAAATTACGTCACGCTTCGCCCTTGAAGCCAGCTATTTCAAAGAGCTTTATGGTGCCAGCACAACAAAGGGTGACACCTGGTCTTTGGCCATTGCAACCACCCTGTTCTAAATGGATCGTCCGGAGTGCCACAGGGCACTCCGGACACAAAACATCATGCTGCACACTCACAACGGCACAACCGCATTAATCATTCCGGCCCGCAACGAGGCTGAATCACTCCCTCTGGTTCTCAAAAACATTCCGCAGAGCATCCAACAGGTCATTGTCGTTGATAACGGCTCAACGGATTCAACCGCCCAGATTGCCCGTTATCATGGCGCGACGGTCGTCTCCGAACCTCGCCCCGGTTATGGACAGGCCTGCCTGGCGGGAATTGCGTTTCTAAAACAGGATCCTCCCGACATTGTCGCCTTTGCTGATGGCGACGGCAGTGACAATCACAAGGAGTTGAGCCGATTGATCTCGATTCTCGAAACAGAACAACGCGACATGGTTCTGGCACAGCGCATCCCCCAAAGTCGTCAAGCCCTCAGCCCGCAACAGCGCTTTGGCAATGGCCTGGCGACATTACTCATCAGCCTGATCTGGGGAGGAAGCTATCAGGATCTCGGGCCGATGCGCGTCATCCGTTGGCAGTCGCTGATGAATCTGGACATGCGGGATTGTAATTTTGGCTGGACCATTGAAATGCAGATCAAAGCATTACAACAGGAGTTAAGCATTCGAGAAATTCCCGTAACGTATCTGCCACGGATTGCCGGAGAATCAAAAATCAGCCGCACCGCCAAAGGGGTGATACAGGCCGGGACTAAAATTCTTTGGGTTGTCGCCCGTGAGGCCTGGCGCAGTCGTTCTCAACTTCTCCGTCGAGCCTTGAAGCGACCGAGCAACGCACTCAGAGCTAAAGCGAGTAAAGGAGCCGACCAGATATAAAACGCTAGAGCGCCTTGTTCCTGCCAGACACCGCTGAGATGATAGACGGTCACCACCTGGTAACTGAGTAAGACGCTCCAACTCAGGACCAACCCCGCGACATGAGGAGTCAGGGCAACAAAGGCCACCAGATAAAGAGCATACCAGGGATGCAACGTCGGAGTCAGGAGAAGAAAAGCCAGGAGGATAAACAACAGGACGCGCAATAGTCGTTCTGGAAACGTCCTCTCCCCACAGTGGGACCGCAAGTGCAGCCAGCTGCCGCAAAGGATCAGAATAAAAACGGCAGCCAGCAGAAGACGGGTCAGATCACCGGAGCCTAGCCAACGGCGCAGCTGCTGAAAGGTAAAGCCGGAGAACTCCCAATGGCGTGAATAGGTTCCCAACGTATCCAACGCGTTGAGAATCTCGGGAGAGAAGGGCAAAACCAAGACCAGCGCGGTTGCGGTGGCACTGACGAAAAAAGCGCGTCGCTGAGATACTGGCAGGGCCAGCCATAAAAAGGGCCCAAAAATCAGCGGAAAGACTTTGGTCATGACTGCCAGCATCCACAACAGACCACACCCTGCACCGGTCTGCACTTTTGGAGAGATGGCCAGCGTCAAAGCACCGAGCAGAAAAAAAACGGCCAGAATGTCGATATGGCCGGAACCGGTACCTTCGAGAATCACCAGTGGATGCCAGGCATACACAGCCAGCCACAGGGGTGAACGGTTCATCCGCTGTAACAGATGCAACAAGAGCAGGCAGCTACCAAGATCAACCAGGCTGCAAACAAGTTTATAGACCAGCAGAGACCCGCCTGACAGCGCAAAAAACAGCTGGGCGGCGGGCGGATAAATGGTGACCAGATGGGCATGGTTGATCTGCCCCTGCAGCTTCGTCAACTCTGCAGATGGTGCAACAACCTGTTGGGGAGCCTGAGCGTAGGGATTGTGTCCATGGAACAGTTGGGCACCATCCCACAAATAACGATACACATCATCTGAGAGTTGCGGCGGCGACAGGATGAATAACAGCCTGAAGAAAATGGCCAGAGTCATAAGCACAAAGGTGATCTTTCGCTTCTGAACTGGGCAAGGGAAACAAAGCAACACACAAACCGTGGCGAGAATCACGCCACTTAAACCGATCATTTCCGGCATAAACAGACGGAGATCTACCGTCTTGGCCAGAAGGCTATAGGAGATACCAACGATGATGCCAGCAACAATCAAACCGGCTAAAAGTAGTTTATCACTCCGCCCCATTCTATTATTGATGCTTGTTATGCTCACACTATCCATCCAAAATGTCTCGGCTTTTAGCCTGCAAAGACTGACAATCGACCAGGGCTCTCAGCGTCTGCAGGAGATGGCCATACTTGATGCCCGTCCACTGACTCAATATCAACAGGGCCACCTGCCCTCTGCCAGCTCATTTAGCTGGGAGGACTATACCAGACCCGGCAGTGATGGCGTCAACTACCGAATGCTCCCTGATGACGAACTGACGGCAGCTCTGGGGCGCCTCGGGATTTCGGAAACATCTGCCGTGCTGATTTACGGTGACGCCGATACCAGCTGGGGTGGCGAAGGTTGGGTGGCGTGGCTGCTGGCATGGCTGGGTCATCAGGGTCCTGTCTATATCCTTGACGGCGGTATTCAGGCCTGGCAAGCCGCCAACCTGCCCATCACCAATGCTCCGGCAACCACCGTCTCGACAACTTATACGGCGACCCAACAACCCCAGTTGCTGATTTCTGCTCAAGAGATCGCCTCGCGTCAGGACGAACTGAACCTGGTCGATACACGCAACTACTGGATGGAATGGATTCCCGGTCATCTGCCCACCGCTATACATCTGGACTGGAAAGACCTCTACGCAGGCCCCAACAACCGCGCCATTGATGCGGCAGCATTAAAGCAATTGCTGGCGGACAAAGGAATCGATCTGAAAAAGCCGGTGGTTTATTACTGCACGGGCGGTATCCGTTCCGGGTATGCCTGGATGGTTCACGAGCTGGCCGGACTACCCACAGCCATTAATTTTGAAGGCGGCACTGAAGAGTGGAACGCCTATAAAAAAACGCACTGATTGCCACCAAAACGCGGTGGAGACATCGCTTTATAAACGGACCTACACGTCATGATACGATTACCTGAACCCGCGGCGGACCACAGCGACCTGCATATTCTTGTCGATGGTTGTACCGACTGCGGTGCCTGCCTGCGCCAATGTGCGTTTCTCGAGCGTTACGGTTCTCCTGCCGCGATTCAAAAGCTGTATGAACAGGATCCGGAACAGGGACGCATCGCTTTTTCCTGCAGCCTGTGTGGACTGTGTAATGCGGTTTGTCCCGCCGATCTGCCGTTGGACGAATATTTTCTTTCCATGCGCCGCCACTATGTCAACGGCCATCCGCAACAGCTAAAAAAATATGGCGGGCTGCGTTTTTATGAATCGGTCGGCACCTCCACGCTATTCAGCCACTATGCCTTGCCGGAAAATTGCACGACCGTATTCTTCCCCGGCTGCGCGTTAGCCGGCAGCCGTCCACAACGCACCTGGGAGTTGTATCAGCATCTGAAAACAGCTCAGCCGACTCTCGGCCTTGTTCTTGATTGCTGTACAAAGCCTTCCCATGACCTTGGTGATGTCGAGCGTTTCAACGACAAATTCTTTCCGCTACGCTCTTTTCTTGAAACCCATCAGGTCAAAACAGTGATTACCGCCTGCCCGAACTGTTTTCAGGTTTTCAAGCGCTATGCCCCCAGCATGGAATGCCGTTCGGTTTATCAGGTCCTTAACGAAGGGGAGCTCCCTGCGGCTCCTGAAATGCACGGCACGATAACCCTCCATGACCCCTGCGTCAGTCGTCATGAAGCGGCTGTTCATGATTCCGTGCGTTCACTGGTGACGCACGTCGGCCTGGAATGCCGCGAGATGAAGAACAGCCGAAAAACCGCACTGTGTTGTGGCGAGGGCGGCTGTGTCATGGCTGAAGATGCTGAGCTGGCAGTGAGTTGGCGTCGCCGCCGTGCAGACCAGGCTGGCGACAACCTCATTGTCAGCTATTGTGCAGGATGCGTTGATTCTCTGCGTGGCGAATCCACCGCAACGCATGTCCTGGATCTGGTATTTGATCCTCTTACCGCTCTGGATCGGGAACAAAAAAGCCCTGGCTCCGTAAAGCGCTACCTCAATCGCCTGCAACTTAAAAAACGCGCAAAAAAACAGATAGACTGCCATATCCGTGGAGATCGTCGCATGACCACCGAAAAGAAATCGAAAAATCGTCTTGGACAAATCGCTGTTTTTACCCTCTTGCTGGCAGCGATTGTCACCTTGAAAATGACCGGCGCAGCCGACTACCTGCAACCGGAAAAGCTTCGTGACTGGATCGCTTCAACCGGCTACTGGGCACCGGTAATTTTCATCGTGCTGTACACGGCCGCACCCGCCCTGTTTCTCCCCGGTTTGCCGTTAACCATTCTCGGAGGAATTTTATTTGGCCCAATCTGGGGCGTTGTCTACACCATCACCGGCGCAACAGCGGGTGCCTGCGTCGCTTTTCTCGTGGCCCGTTACCTGGGGCGTGACTGGATCCGCGCCAAACTAACCGCTCCCCGTTGGCAAAAGCTTGATGAAGATGTCGCGCGCAATGGCTGGAAAGTCGTCGCCTTTACCCGGCTGATTCCCCTGTTCCCGTTCAATCTGCTTAATTATGCGTTCGGGTTAACAAATATCCGCTTCAGCCACTACGCCATTACCTCGTTTATTTGCATGCTGCCAGCGACTATTGCATTCATTTCATTGTCAAGTTCACTTGGTGAATTGATCAAAGGCCAGATTTCGCGTGAATTCATCATCGGCATCACTCTTGTGGTGGTCTTGTCCCTGCTGCCTATTCTGTGGAAGAGAAAGCAGGCCAAGCGCCGTGAAAATCCTTAACGCCTCGTGGGCACTTCTGCTCTTCGTCATTTTGCTGGCAGCGCCATCAAACGCTGCCACTCTGAACCTGGTTGCCAAACAACCGGGGAGTTGGCACGCTGTTCCCGACCAGGGAACAGCACAGCTGCATTACGATCTTCAAAGCGGTTATTTTGATTTAGAGGCGACGGGGCTGCAGAAAAAGCAGAACTATGCGCTGGTCCAGCACAACAACACCCGGACGGGTAAAGGCTATATCATCGCCCGGTTAGTGACAACCGATCAGGGGCAGGCGCAGATTCAGGGGCAATGGTCGCGATGGCAGGGGAAAATCTGGTTGGTTCTTGATCAGGATGTGCGTGGCACGGCCGGAGATCTGATCACGGATCGGCTTAGTGACTGGCATCCTCGTTCTTATCTTTTTGAGACGCGTGTTCTGGATCCTCTTGATGAGGATTCTGCGGATTTTTGAGCAGGCCACGGCGTAACATTTCAACATGCAGCGGACAGCTGCAATAGCACCCACCGCCGAAATCGATATAATAGCCACAATTCACTTCATGCGACTTTTTGCTCGCCTCAATGGCGACAATCCGGCCATCAATGACCCGTTCAGAAACCGCACTACAGCAATATCCTTTTTTCAAACAGGAAAAGCCACACGGGCAATCCACTGTTTTTGCCAGCTCTGTTAATTCATCAAATTCACTCATGCGTTCCACCGCTAATCTCATAAAAAATTGACGTTAATTTAGCGGATTGTTGTTCGCTTGGCCATACTTTTTTATAATTTTCTCCAATCAGAAACAGCGGGCTATATTGGCTTTGACTTTACCCGTCTCACTTCCTATACTCTGTTTACTACTCACTTATACTCTATAATAAATACGAGGATTCCCTATGCCTCCTGCTCCCTTTGGACACCTGGCCGACGTCCACAAAATCAATAGTTACGGCAAAGAGAATCTCGAAGAGATCCTCCATGTCATCGCTGAAGCCGTTAATCGACTGACTCAGCAAAACCGCTGTCGCATCTATCTGGAAGATCTGACCAATGGCAGTCTCTCCTGTGCCATGGCAACAGGTGTCAGCAGCAACGAACTTCTTGAAAACAACTTTCCAATTAACAGCAGCTCATATCCTGTCTCAAGTGTCTTCGCTAGTCAGCAGGAAACGGTTGTCGAAGACACCACCCTGTCACGACGTTTTGACTGCGAGCTCGAATGCCGTTTTCAGATTGCTTCAAGCTACCTTCTGCCGATCTTACGAGACAATCGTGCCATGGGTGTTTTGTGTGTCGACAGTGGCCGCCATCAGCTCCCTTCAGAACAGCAACGGCGTGAACTTGTCGATTTCCTGGCACAAGTGGCGACAACTCTCGACCAGGCCCGTAAGTATCACCAACAGCTGCTTCTCGCCCGACAGGTGGATGAGCAAAAGAAACGTGAAGCGGCTTTTTCCATGATGAAATCGGCGGTGCGCCTGGTGGACAACCTGTCGCTGGCTTCCGTGTTAATCCCATCGGCCAAAAGTGCCGATAGCGATGAAGAGGGCTTACAGATCCTCGCCTCCTATTCGCAAGAGAGGGACGACCGGAAAATCTATGAAGATGAGCAGTTGATCAGCCTGAGCAAAGGGGAATCACTGCTGTCGCGTTACATCGCCAATAACGGCATTATAATCGACGACCGTTTTCTCGCCCCCATGTATATCCCCAACCTGCAGGAGGAAGATCTCCAGAAACGCTACTTGACTGAAGAGCTGGGCCTCAAATCTCTCTATGTCGTCCCCCGCTACGAAGCCAGCACCAAGCGGATTCTGTGCGTCGTCAATTATTATACAGACAAGAGCTATACGTTTAACGAATTTGAACAGCGCCTACTCGAAGCGCACGCCGAAATGGCGGAACGAGTTATCCAGGAGATCGGCGGCGAGCACATGGAGATTCAGGTCCTGGCCGAGATCAATGATCTGCTTCAGGAACGTTTCGAGGGGCTGCAACCGTTTTTAAGCCGGGTCCTCTCCAAAGCCACTGAACTGATTGGTGCCGACACCGGCAGCATTGCCGTTGTGCGTGAACAGGAAGATGGTCGCTGGCTGGTGGTTGAGGAATCTTCAGGAACGCTGATCGGTGCCAAGAGCAAAGAATGGCGCAAAAAGAACATTCCACCCATCCGGATTGGCGGTTATGAACTGCCCCCGGATCAGCGCAGCCTGACCGGTTATGCCGCGCACAGCAGTCATACCCAGCTCATCGTCAATACAGACGACATCAAGGACCAGGGGGGATTTTATCTCGATCTGGCCAACAACATCAAAAGCGAATTGGCCGTGCCGGTCATCAGCGAAGAGAAGGTATTAGCGGTCATCTGCCTCAATAGCTTTCGCAGTTACTACTTCACCGAAGAGCATAAGCGGATTCTGCAAATCGTCGGCCGGATGATTTCGCGATACCTCGCCGATCTGCAGCAAATCGAAGCGCTTACCGGAGAAGTCAAGCACCTGCGCTCCGATGTCGGTTACAAGGATCCGAACATCTCCTCGTACAAGCTGGGCAATATCATCGGTAACTCGCAAAAGGCCAAAGGCGTCGTCAAATTCATTCAGACGGTAACGCCACCGATCTTTTACCGCCTAGCCTCGTGGAATCAAAAAAACATTGAAGAAGCGACCCTCGGTCTGCCGTCGATTCTCATTACCGGTGAAACCGGCAGTGGTAAAGAATTTCTGTTCAACAACATCTACTCGCGCCTCAACGAAATGTATCAAGCTCAGCTCAATCCACGTCGCGAGCTGCCGGTCAAGAAAAGCAATATCGCCGCGTACAGTGGCGAGTTAACCTATTCCGAGCTGTTCGGCCACAAACGAGGAGCATTTACCGGGGCCCATACGGACCGTAAAGGGATTCTCGAAGAGGCCCATGGCGGTGTGGTTTTTCTCGATGAAATCGGTGACGCCGATCCCAAAACCCAGGTTCAGCTCTTGCGCTTTCTCGACAATGGCGGATTTGTCCGACTCGGCGACAATACCACGCGCTACTCTCGGGTCTTACTCGTTGCCGCGACCAACAAAAATCTTCATCAGCTCATTCAGGAAGGGTTGTTTCGCGAAGACCTTTACCATCGTCTCTCGGAGCTGACCGTCGAAGTTCCCTCCCTCAATGAACGACGTGACGACATTGCCGACCTCAGCATCCATTTTCTCGGTAAGTTATATCGGGTGTACAAACGGGGGGATGATCCGAATGACGCGCCGGTACTGAGTATCGCCGCGCAACAGGTTCTCAAGGAGCACTATTATCAGGGGAATATGCGCGAGCTGCGTTCCATCTTATTACGCGCGTTATTCTTCCGCCAAGGCAGGGTCATCGGCCCGGAAGATATCCGTCGCGCCCTCGACAGTGCCCCAAGCGCTGAAACAACGTTGCCAATGGGAGATCTTGCGGAAAAAACCGCCACCAAAATTTTTCACGCCATTGTCAATGAGCAGGGGGATTTCTGGTCAGCCGTGTACGCGCCCTATTCCGCCCATCAGATCTCGCGTGATGTGGTGGCCACCGTGGTTCAGCTGGCCCGGGAGCAGGGAGCCTCGACCATGCCACGCATCGCAGCCATGCTGAAAGCCTGCGATGCGCGCAGTGAGGATGATAATGAGCGCAAGACTTTTTACAAGTTCAAGAATTTTCTCTACAAGACCATCCGGATTACCTAAAACGATTGATCAAAGCGTATAACGCTCAAGCAACTGTTCAACACGCTGTCGGTCCTTGGCCCGCCAAGGACCGACACAGACGAAATACATCTTGTCGGGAATCAGACACGCTCGTGCCGCATTGAGCACCTGGGCCGCATCGAGCTGATCCCAGGACATGGCCTCATCAGCCAGGGTTCGCATGCACCCGGTCAGCTCGCCCCAGCCATAGCGTGACGCCAGATCTTCAACGTTGTCACGACTGAACTGCAAGCGATATTGTACGCGACGTACGACACGCTGCAGCTCCTCAGGATCCATGGCCTGATGAATCAGCGCCGCTTCGTTGAGAAGAATTTCCACAACAGATAGCAGATTGTCGGGATCCGTTGACAGGTCAATGGAGAAGGTGCCGCAATCCGCATACTCCTCAAGGGTGGCATCGACATTGTACGTCAAGCCGGTATCTTCACGCAGGCTCTGCATCAGCCGACAGGCACCGCCATCGCCCAATACCTGTCTTAAAGCGCGCAGCCCCAGCGAGGTGACGC
This is a stretch of genomic DNA from uncultured Desulfuromonas sp.. It encodes these proteins:
- a CDS encoding GPMC system transcriptional regulator, coding for MPPAPFGHLADVHKINSYGKENLEEILHVIAEAVNRLTQQNRCRIYLEDLTNGSLSCAMATGVSSNELLENNFPINSSSYPVSSVFASQQETVVEDTTLSRRFDCELECRFQIASSYLLPILRDNRAMGVLCVDSGRHQLPSEQQRRELVDFLAQVATTLDQARKYHQQLLLARQVDEQKKREAAFSMMKSAVRLVDNLSLASVLIPSAKSADSDEEGLQILASYSQERDDRKIYEDEQLISLSKGESLLSRYIANNGIIIDDRFLAPMYIPNLQEEDLQKRYLTEELGLKSLYVVPRYEASTKRILCVVNYYTDKSYTFNEFEQRLLEAHAEMAERVIQEIGGEHMEIQVLAEINDLLQERFEGLQPFLSRVLSKATELIGADTGSIAVVREQEDGRWLVVEESSGTLIGAKSKEWRKKNIPPIRIGGYELPPDQRSLTGYAAHSSHTQLIVNTDDIKDQGGFYLDLANNIKSELAVPVISEEKVLAVICLNSFRSYYFTEEHKRILQIVGRMISRYLADLQQIEALTGEVKHLRSDVGYKDPNISSYKLGNIIGNSQKAKGVVKFIQTVTPPIFYRLASWNQKNIEEATLGLPSILITGETGSGKEFLFNNIYSRLNEMYQAQLNPRRELPVKKSNIAAYSGELTYSELFGHKRGAFTGAHTDRKGILEEAHGGVVFLDEIGDADPKTQVQLLRFLDNGGFVRLGDNTTRYSRVLLVAATNKNLHQLIQEGLFREDLYHRLSELTVEVPSLNERRDDIADLSIHFLGKLYRVYKRGDDPNDAPVLSIAAQQVLKEHYYQGNMRELRSILLRALFFRQGRVIGPEDIRRALDSAPSAETTLPMGDLAEKTATKIFHAIVNEQGDFWSAVYAPYSAHQISRDVVATVVQLAREQGASTMPRIAAMLKACDARSEDDNERKTFYKFKNFLYKTIRIT